Proteins encoded by one window of Nostoc sp. PCC 7120 = FACHB-418:
- a CDS encoding RRXRR domain-containing protein — MRVPVVDKNHQPLMPTTPARARKWVESGKAVKRTSDCGQFYVQLTGEPSGRATQDIVIGIDPGKKFSGIGVQSAKFTLYTAHLILPFQTVRDRMDARRLMRRGRRGRRIDRKVNFLKRAHRQKRFDNRRQGKLPPSIRANRQLELRIVSELCKIYPISEIRYEYVRADVDLTSGRKKARSGKGFSAVMVGQKWMLKQLEQFAPVAKVEGYQTASTRKYLGLTKNSSDKSKSEFNTHAVDGVAIAATAFVEYRQYHTVKVNGGDWFGNVVITFALFKLIRRPPYSRRQLHLMVPAKSGVRRKYGGSTTRHGLRKGDLVTSPKGIGYVSGDTEKQVSVSDANWKRLGQIASSKVQLISRSNGLIVA; from the coding sequence ATGCGAGTACCTGTAGTAGATAAAAACCACCAACCACTAATGCCCACAACACCCGCAAGGGCTAGGAAATGGGTAGAGTCGGGTAAAGCGGTAAAACGCACTTCAGACTGTGGACAATTTTATGTGCAACTTACTGGTGAACCATCTGGACGAGCAACCCAAGATATTGTTATTGGGATTGATCCAGGTAAAAAGTTTTCTGGGATCGGTGTACAGTCTGCCAAGTTCACACTGTACACGGCTCACTTGATTTTGCCATTCCAAACAGTGCGTGATCGCATGGACGCAAGACGATTAATGCGGCGTGGTCGCAGAGGTAGAAGGATTGATCGTAAGGTTAATTTTTTAAAACGCGCACATCGTCAGAAACGCTTTGATAATCGTCGTCAGGGTAAACTTCCACCTTCAATTCGCGCCAATCGTCAACTTGAGTTGAGAATTGTTTCTGAGCTATGCAAAATCTATCCAATCTCAGAAATTCGTTACGAGTACGTTAGGGCAGATGTAGACCTGACCAGTGGACGTAAAAAAGCTAGGAGTGGTAAAGGTTTCTCTGCGGTGATGGTCGGGCAGAAGTGGATGTTGAAGCAGTTAGAACAGTTTGCCCCAGTAGCGAAAGTCGAAGGTTATCAAACCGCGTCAACTCGTAAATACCTGGGACTGACTAAAAACTCTTCAGACAAGTCTAAGTCAGAATTTAATACTCATGCAGTTGATGGTGTGGCTATTGCAGCTACAGCTTTTGTTGAGTATCGCCAGTATCACACAGTAAAAGTTAATGGTGGCGATTGGTTTGGAAATGTTGTGATTACATTTGCGCTATTTAAACTAATTCGTCGTCCTCCTTACTCTCGCCGCCAACTTCACTTGATGGTTCCTGCAAAAAGTGGTGTACGTCGTAAATATGGCGGTTCTACAACTCGTCATGGCTTACGCAAGGGGGATTTAGTTACTTCCCCTAAAGGGATTGGCTATGTGTCAGGAGACACCGAAAAACAAGTATCTGTCAGCGACGCTAACTGGAAACGGTTAGGGCAGATTGCTTCTAGTAAAGTGCAGTTAATTAGCCGTTCCAACGGCTTAATTGTTGCCTAG
- a CDS encoding CPBP family intramembrane glutamic endopeptidase produces the protein MFTAISNRKAILALLLLVPVPSVGVAAGLYLPGILGTSVALFSKIWMLLVPIVWLVFIEPEDFHLKAQQAQGRDLLVGLGLGLLMLGMILMTYKWLGSQWIDVEYVRERARQIGLNNFVIYLIGSGYWVFINSLLEEFVWRWFVYRQCEILVSSPFAVVLSALFFTIHHIVGLAAYFDWRATTLCSLGVFIAGLIWSWCYLTYRSIWVGYISHVFADIAIFIVGWQLLFT, from the coding sequence ATGTTTACAGCCATCTCAAATAGAAAAGCGATACTAGCTCTGTTACTGTTAGTACCAGTTCCAAGTGTTGGGGTAGCGGCTGGATTATATCTTCCCGGAATTTTAGGAACTTCAGTAGCTTTGTTTTCTAAAATCTGGATGTTACTAGTACCAATTGTCTGGTTAGTGTTTATAGAGCCAGAGGATTTCCATCTAAAAGCTCAACAGGCTCAAGGACGTGATTTATTAGTTGGGCTGGGATTAGGATTATTGATGTTGGGCATGATTTTAATGACTTATAAGTGGCTAGGTTCACAATGGATAGATGTTGAATATGTTCGTGAACGTGCAAGACAAATTGGATTGAATAATTTTGTAATTTATTTGATAGGTTCAGGGTATTGGGTATTTATTAATTCCTTACTTGAAGAATTTGTTTGGCGTTGGTTTGTCTATCGCCAATGTGAAATACTAGTGTCTAGTCCATTTGCTGTAGTTTTATCAGCATTGTTTTTCACAATTCATCATATTGTTGGTTTAGCAGCATACTTCGACTGGCGTGCGACAACATTATGTTCATTGGGTGTGTTCATTGCCGGGCTGATATGGTCATGGTGCTACTTAACTTATCGCTCAATCTGGGTTGGATACATCAGCCATGTTTTTGCAGATATAGCAATTTTTATCGTTGGCTGGCAACTTCTGTTCACGTAA
- a CDS encoding plasmid replication protein, CyRepA1 family — MNLEPHHLQEWLNSGVDEKLILLNVRSLLGDEIYEYLLYALPQTARRNDGRLRFGYLRLYAHITNAWWVSGLDPLNDWLPMDWGRLKPDCPRLEWEQHSRGRGAAGGAGGEFSIHSSPASLASTASSPKPIKYESPPKTPNRLGYFRVTLSIWQLVSLRYDVPMPENIVITPEGEALGFWAWVLAHPEITITLTEGEKKAACLLSLGFAAIALPGIWNGRVGKEDFERLHPDLVPMAQPGRRFIILFDYETKPKTQLQVFQATRRTAHVIQDAGCECSIALLPGPEKGIDDWVVALGKKADKAVSAMIADALTLQEYHQRFFFKKPRGLHKYKPNVTVNTRYLSQAIGSLPQSGLVGLASDMGTGKTELMAIIRRDNPDLSFLNNGHRVSLLKNLSDRLLTVMYSAIACGDWAAVHALSITVDSLYKMANDLRAYEIIFIDEACQYLAHLLQSKTCKEHRGLILEVLEYLVYNAKLVVLADAHLDDLTIDFFRAMRPQGEKPFIIKNEYRSGDRKVHWYEGDDSSAIVAQIHVQLMLGLKPIVVSDSKRFIKKLERALNEVAAQMYRGKKDKGQRAATIPNLENCELPEDNAPESEDDRQLRIWTIHSENSGSEENIIFIREINTAIQSVDALLTTPSLGTGVDISTYHFDVIFGVFHAVSQSATECVQQLWRYRPNVPMHVWVAPRPPFGYAETNPRHIKEKILQKNEMTAFLIRIDKETGQRGAEKDWALDTYCQIEAQRNWSINNLRADLRSLLVEMGNTIVPAGDKMDEAARHLMKAAGNAIDSEHYQKVANAKDIDRKTYTARQHQDYLKPEEALECEKFRIWDTYGMAVTPELVEKDDGGRLIKKIVALEAILAAPGDVVTDEQGREFVTPPDVVVERDKGERDRLAICTDWGNHSTSWLIRHRLGLRAILTDLMDGVEIKGDEATIEALADFSKRNTTHIKGILNLTIPLDESPIWILSQYLGQLALSTQSRRPLEDGKRVRYYRLSTEDVAFTQKVLEYRQRLRDERERRRQEEREAQAAYAARIQAMYGIDAPSTPPINIIGDNNCGGMDGQLDPCDSWWGQVKFYAQLAMERVAHGVESVKQFLSTLTSDEKWGVMMAIDEQEPQMFEQLVAQAHDWVQWMG; from the coding sequence ATGAATCTCGAACCTCATCATTTGCAAGAATGGCTCAACAGTGGCGTTGATGAAAAATTGATTTTGCTCAACGTGCGATCGCTCTTAGGAGACGAAATATACGAATACTTGTTGTATGCTTTACCCCAAACTGCCAGAAGAAACGACGGACGGCTACGGTTTGGGTATTTGCGACTATACGCCCACATCACTAATGCTTGGTGGGTCAGTGGACTCGACCCGCTCAACGACTGGCTGCCGATGGACTGGGGACGGTTGAAGCCTGATTGTCCGCGACTGGAATGGGAACAACACAGCAGGGGGAGGGGTGCAGCAGGGGGAGCAGGGGGAGAATTTAGTATTCATTCCTCCCCTGCCTCCCTTGCTTCCACTGCTTCTTCGCCGAAGCCAATCAAATACGAGTCTCCCCCCAAAACCCCGAACCGTCTGGGTTACTTCCGAGTTACCCTGAGCATTTGGCAGTTGGTATCTTTGCGCTATGACGTGCCGATGCCAGAGAATATCGTCATCACGCCAGAAGGTGAAGCTTTAGGATTCTGGGCTTGGGTGCTGGCACATCCCGAAATAACGATTACTCTTACCGAAGGTGAGAAGAAGGCGGCTTGTCTATTATCTCTGGGATTTGCCGCGATCGCACTCCCTGGAATATGGAATGGTCGCGTCGGCAAGGAAGATTTCGAGCGGCTGCACCCTGACTTAGTACCGATGGCTCAACCCGGTCGCAGATTCATCATCCTGTTTGATTACGAAACTAAACCCAAGACACAACTGCAAGTCTTTCAAGCCACACGCCGCACCGCCCATGTCATCCAAGACGCTGGCTGCGAGTGTAGTATCGCATTATTGCCAGGGCCAGAGAAGGGCATCGATGATTGGGTGGTGGCTTTAGGCAAGAAGGCTGACAAGGCAGTATCGGCAATGATTGCTGATGCCCTTACCCTGCAAGAATATCACCAGAGGTTTTTCTTCAAAAAGCCGAGAGGACTACATAAGTACAAGCCCAATGTCACAGTTAACACCCGTTATTTGTCCCAAGCCATCGGTTCCTTGCCTCAGTCTGGTTTGGTTGGCTTGGCTTCGGATATGGGTACTGGCAAGACAGAATTGATGGCTATTATCAGAAGAGATAACCCAGATTTGAGCTTTTTGAACAATGGGCATCGGGTGAGTTTGCTAAAGAATCTCAGCGATCGCCTGCTGACTGTCATGTACTCAGCGATCGCTTGCGGCGATTGGGCAGCCGTCCACGCTCTCAGCATCACCGTAGACTCATTGTATAAGATGGCAAATGATTTACGGGCTTATGAAATTATATTTATCGACGAAGCTTGTCAGTATCTCGCCCATTTACTCCAGTCCAAAACCTGTAAGGAACACCGGGGGCTGATTCTGGAGGTGTTAGAGTATCTGGTGTACAATGCCAAGCTGGTGGTTTTGGCTGATGCCCACTTAGACGATTTGACCATTGACTTCTTCAGGGCGATGCGACCCCAAGGCGAGAAACCCTTCATCATCAAGAATGAGTATCGGTCAGGCGATCGCAAAGTTCATTGGTATGAGGGTGATGACAGCAGCGCCATCGTTGCTCAAATCCATGTTCAGTTGATGTTAGGACTGAAGCCGATTGTCGTCAGCGATAGTAAACGATTCATCAAAAAGTTAGAACGCGCTTTGAATGAAGTAGCAGCGCAAATGTACAGGGGGAAAAAGGACAAGGGGCAGAGGGCAGCAACAATTCCCAACTTGGAGAATTGCGAATTGCCCGAAGATAATGCGCCAGAATCAGAAGATGACCGACAGCTTAGGATTTGGACTATTCACTCAGAAAATAGCGGTAGTGAAGAGAATATTATTTTCATCAGGGAGATTAACACCGCAATTCAATCAGTTGATGCGCTGTTAACTACTCCTAGCCTCGGTACTGGCGTTGATATTTCCACCTACCATTTTGATGTAATATTTGGGGTGTTTCACGCCGTTTCCCAATCAGCCACTGAATGCGTTCAACAGTTGTGGCGGTATCGTCCTAACGTCCCGATGCACGTTTGGGTAGCGCCTCGCCCTCCGTTTGGTTATGCGGAAACTAACCCCCGGCACATCAAAGAGAAAATCCTTCAGAAAAATGAAATGACCGCGTTTTTAATCCGCATCGACAAGGAAACGGGTCAGCGCGGCGCGGAAAAAGACTGGGCGTTAGATACGTATTGTCAGATTGAGGCGCAGAGGAACTGGTCTATCAATAATTTGCGTGCTGATCTGCGATCGCTTCTCGTGGAAATGGGTAACACCATTGTTCCAGCCGGGGATAAAATGGATGAAGCTGCACGGCATTTGATGAAGGCGGCGGGAAATGCCATTGACTCTGAACATTATCAGAAAGTGGCTAATGCCAAGGATATCGATAGAAAAACTTACACTGCTAGGCAACACCAGGACTACCTCAAGCCAGAAGAAGCTCTAGAGTGTGAGAAATTCCGTATTTGGGATACCTACGGTATGGCTGTTACACCTGAGCTAGTTGAGAAAGATGACGGCGGACGGCTCATTAAAAAGATTGTTGCACTTGAGGCTATCTTGGCAGCGCCAGGGGATGTTGTTACTGATGAGCAGGGGCGCGAGTTCGTTACGCCGCCTGATGTGGTGGTGGAACGGGATAAGGGGGAACGCGATCGCTTGGCTATTTGTACCGATTGGGGCAATCATTCCACATCCTGGCTCATACGTCATCGGTTGGGTTTGAGGGCGATATTGACAGATTTGATGGATGGGGTAGAGATTAAGGGAGATGAAGCGACTATTGAAGCATTGGCTGACTTCTCAAAACGTAATACCACCCATATCAAAGGCATCCTTAACTTGACTATACCTCTTGATGAGTCTCCAATTTGGATTTTAAGTCAATACCTGGGTCAACTGGCACTGTCTACCCAGTCGCGGCGGCCTTTAGAAGATGGTAAGCGTGTGAGGTATTACCGCTTAAGCACTGAGGATGTTGCGTTTACCCAGAAGGTTCTTGAGTATCGGCAACGGTTGAGGGATGAGAGGGAAAGGCGACGACAAGAGGAACGGGAGGCTCAGGCGGCGTATGCGGCTAGGATACAGGCTATGTATGGTATTGATGCCCCGTCCACACCCCCCATTAATATAATTGGAGATAATAATTGCGGGGGTATGGACGGACAGCTTGACCCCTGTGATTCTTGGTGGGGGCAGGTAAAATTTTATGCCCAACTGGCAATGGAACGGGTAGCTCATGGGGTGGAATCAGTCAAACAGTTCCTCAGCACCCTCACTAGTGATGAAAAATGGGGCGTGATGATGGCAATTGATGAGCAAGAGCCGCAGATGTTTGAGCAGTTGGTGGCACAGGCTCACGATTGGGTACAGTGGATGGGGTGA
- a CDS encoding DUF1392 domain-containing protein — translation MTEQIAEIERCWYLSPPWGGEMPPVEIQLWEKVYLKSLETFGYCYGIQWYQDCWHYIIEITDDAVHATKHQIIGTGRFKPTNLQKPAFALGDRVIFASCSAAPRQRLVLGVALVRGELVYLIETISPTLPQIDMMPRRFSLVKEADLVRVMV, via the coding sequence ATGACAGAACAAATCGCAGAAATAGAAAGATGTTGGTATTTATCTCCACCTTGGGGTGGGGAAATGCCACCTGTTGAAATTCAATTGTGGGAAAAAGTCTATCTCAAAAGTCTCGAAACCTTCGGTTATTGCTACGGTATCCAGTGGTATCAGGATTGTTGGCATTACATTATTGAGATTACTGATGATGCTGTACACGCTACCAAGCATCAAATTATCGGTACTGGTCGGTTCAAACCTACTAACTTACAAAAACCTGCTTTTGCGTTAGGCGATCGCGTCATCTTTGCCTCTTGCAGTGCCGCCCCAAGACAGAGGCTAGTCTTGGGAGTTGCGCTGGTTCGTGGTGAGTTGGTTTATTTAATCGAAACTATCTCCCCAACTCTTCCACAAATAGACATGATGCCCCGCAGATTTTCATTGGTGAAGGAAGCAGACTTGGTACGGGTGATGGTCTGA
- a CDS encoding helix-turn-helix domain-containing protein, whose protein sequence is MKVEKRIRKEVPGLGERIRRARKIDKRSLQEIAALAGMSTPNWYAIENEEMKTLPLATLRRIEAALGVSFDVNFDETQEESEEDSDD, encoded by the coding sequence ATGAAAGTAGAAAAGCGGATTCGTAAAGAAGTCCCTGGTTTAGGAGAAAGAATTAGACGCGCAAGAAAAATTGATAAACGATCTCTGCAAGAAATAGCTGCTCTAGCTGGAATGTCTACTCCCAATTGGTATGCGATTGAAAATGAAGAGATGAAAACGCTTCCACTGGCAACACTTAGAAGAATAGAAGCCGCTTTAGGCGTAAGTTTTGATGTTAACTTCGATGAAACTCAGGAGGAGAGCGAAGAAGATAGTGATGATTAA
- a CDS encoding DUF1257 domain-containing protein produces MSHFTQLKTKLTNRDCLVQALEDLKLQPHVFEQPQPLAGYYMDSQGYSAEIIIFGRTIKARADIGFRWNQSSGVYEVIHDEYETSPRLGEDFFSHKLMQTYGRRMVLAKTEELREKFGECTISEETKGQVQTLRLTFAGHQEVKQYARR; encoded by the coding sequence ATGTCACATTTTACACAACTCAAAACTAAACTCACCAATCGTGATTGCTTAGTTCAAGCTCTAGAGGATTTGAAGCTTCAGCCCCATGTTTTTGAGCAACCGCAGCCGTTAGCTGGCTATTATATGGATTCGCAGGGGTACAGTGCAGAGATTATTATCTTCGGCAGGACAATCAAAGCCCGTGCAGACATTGGTTTTCGCTGGAATCAAAGCAGTGGTGTGTACGAGGTTATACACGATGAGTATGAAACATCTCCGCGACTTGGTGAAGATTTCTTCAGCCACAAGTTAATGCAGACTTACGGGCGGCGGATGGTTTTAGCCAAAACTGAAGAATTACGCGAAAAGTTTGGCGAATGCACGATTAGCGAAGAAACCAAAGGTCAAGTGCAAACCCTACGGTTGACTTTTGCAGGACATCAAGAAGTTAAACAATACGCCAGGAGATAA
- a CDS encoding DUF2997 domain-containing protein, whose product MERSILIHFDNKTGSVRVEALGFEGLSCLEATQPFEEALGVVEGEREFKPEAQSQQLRTNNNHQTRLRQ is encoded by the coding sequence ATGGAACGTTCTATACTGATACATTTCGATAACAAAACGGGTTCAGTGCGAGTAGAAGCTCTTGGGTTTGAGGGGTTGTCGTGTTTGGAAGCAACCCAGCCGTTTGAAGAAGCGTTAGGAGTTGTTGAGGGCGAACGAGAGTTTAAGCCCGAAGCGCAATCTCAGCAACTACGGACTAACAATAATCATCAGACTCGCTTGCGCCAGTAG
- a CDS encoding AAA family ATPase produces the protein MNLNNIFSTLDSQIPIVALEVLSPEEATIIQWLTANAHEKLKSAVFFWNLGVSGLEQCEIASDGGLVFKPVPEYKKPPHADPLLYIFEYINNFDGTGVFILSDVHPFVGKNSPQLSWEILTRVKNLYHRLKPTEKRIIFLGQNIELHESLIRLIPYGEVPLPTVEQVQEHIYSYLNYLSESAIEQDVLFRVLLSTEERETLARAALGLTLEEISDFLRLTVKERLSSNGITIDATVTPMVVEYKTRLLSQMGIELGKPALYSFGGLDLLREWLNRRRKLFTQEARNLQLPQPKGILLAGPPGTGKSHCAKNIANILNLPLLKLDIASMLGSLVGESEGNVRRALKTAEAIAPCVLWLDELEKALSGQGDTSGVSQRILGTVLTFMSECTSGVFVVATCNDVTALPTELKRKGRFDETFFVDLPSEPERAQILKIHLERFGINVESEYLEAIAANTSKFSGAELETLASEAALLAFEQERPQQVTLGDLEECRKTITPLAVQDAAAVERMREWAKTARAASTAIADTKPTQSIKTARYRNMN, from the coding sequence ATGAACCTAAATAATATATTCTCCACGCTGGATTCACAAATACCTATTGTGGCATTAGAAGTTCTCTCGCCAGAAGAAGCCACAATCATCCAGTGGTTAACAGCCAATGCACACGAGAAATTGAAATCTGCGGTATTCTTCTGGAATCTGGGAGTATCGGGATTGGAACAGTGTGAGATTGCCTCTGATGGTGGGTTGGTATTTAAACCAGTACCAGAGTACAAAAAACCACCCCACGCTGACCCGTTGTTGTACATTTTCGAGTACATTAACAATTTTGATGGTACAGGTGTATTTATCCTCAGTGATGTGCATCCATTTGTGGGCAAGAACTCGCCTCAACTGAGTTGGGAAATCCTCACACGGGTGAAGAACCTCTATCACCGACTCAAACCCACAGAAAAACGCATTATCTTCTTAGGTCAAAATATCGAACTGCACGAGTCGCTAATTCGGCTGATTCCCTATGGTGAAGTGCCATTGCCAACCGTAGAACAAGTGCAAGAGCATATATATTCCTACCTCAACTATTTGTCTGAATCTGCCATTGAACAAGACGTACTATTTCGTGTCCTGTTAAGTACTGAAGAAAGAGAAACTTTAGCACGGGCAGCTTTGGGATTAACTCTGGAGGAAATTAGTGATTTCTTGCGCTTGACTGTCAAAGAGCGTTTGAGTAGCAATGGTATTACTATTGATGCTACTGTTACGCCGATGGTAGTTGAGTATAAAACTCGGCTACTCTCTCAAATGGGTATTGAGCTAGGTAAACCTGCACTCTACTCGTTCGGCGGACTTGATTTATTGCGTGAGTGGTTGAATCGGCGGCGCAAACTGTTCACGCAAGAAGCCAGAAACCTGCAACTGCCACAACCTAAAGGCATACTGCTGGCTGGCCCACCCGGAACGGGAAAAAGTCATTGTGCAAAGAATATTGCCAATATCCTCAATTTACCACTACTCAAGCTTGATATTGCTTCGATGCTTGGCTCTTTGGTAGGGGAGTCTGAGGGCAATGTCCGCCGCGCACTCAAGACAGCCGAAGCGATCGCACCCTGCGTTTTGTGGTTAGACGAGTTGGAAAAAGCCTTATCCGGGCAGGGTGATACAAGCGGTGTTTCCCAAAGAATACTCGGTACTGTCCTCACTTTCATGAGCGAATGTACTTCGGGGGTGTTTGTTGTCGCAACTTGCAATGACGTGACTGCACTCCCAACGGAACTCAAACGCAAGGGTCGTTTCGATGAAACCTTCTTTGTAGATTTACCCTCAGAACCAGAGAGAGCGCAAATCCTCAAGATTCACCTGGAGCGATTCGGCATCAATGTAGAGTCAGAATACCTGGAAGCGATCGCCGCCAACACCTCTAAATTCTCTGGGGCGGAATTAGAAACTCTAGCATCTGAAGCCGCACTACTGGCATTCGAGCAAGAGCGACCCCAACAGGTGACTTTAGGAGACTTGGAAGAATGCCGTAAAACCATTACCCCACTTGCTGTCCAAGATGCGGCGGCGGTTGAGCGTATGAGGGAGTGGGCGAAAACTGCAAGGGCGGCATCAACGGCGATTGCGGATACAAAACCCACTCAGTCGATTAAAACTGCGCGGTATCGCAACATGAATTAA
- a CDS encoding WGR domain-containing protein: MEIYLVFVDAASNSNKFWTAKVEQNQLTVQWDRVGYKAQTKVHQFTSQAQAANKYNNLVFEKKAKGYQESQPQIESCGVVDIRRAMQLLNGLRSYVTNRNFNADYINLLNQYLKIIPTPLGMQLEPYRIFTSVADVDHQRELLSSLIPATPVAVTQAKQMPESQEKIVSLRGIHKNLWRHF; the protein is encoded by the coding sequence GTGGAAATATATTTAGTTTTTGTTGATGCTGCCAGTAACAGCAATAAGTTTTGGACAGCTAAAGTTGAACAAAATCAGCTAACTGTCCAATGGGATCGAGTGGGGTACAAAGCCCAAACGAAAGTTCATCAATTCACAAGTCAAGCGCAAGCTGCAAATAAATATAATAATCTAGTTTTTGAAAAGAAGGCTAAAGGCTACCAAGAGAGTCAGCCCCAGATAGAATCATGTGGTGTTGTGGATATAAGGAGAGCAATGCAACTATTAAATGGTTTACGCTCTTACGTAACTAATAGAAATTTCAATGCTGATTACATTAACCTATTGAATCAATATTTAAAAATCATTCCTACACCTTTAGGAATGCAGCTAGAGCCTTATAGGATTTTCACAAGTGTTGCAGATGTAGACCATCAACGCGAACTGCTCAGTTCTCTAATTCCTGCAACTCCTGTAGCTGTAACTCAGGCTAAACAAATGCCAGAATCACAAGAGAAGATTGTTAGCCTCAGAGGTATTCACAAAAATCTTTGGCGGCATTTCTAG
- a CDS encoding CopG family transcriptional regulator, with protein MVMAKKKWSVKRITVNLASTEVETLEDYCTATGRPAADVIRELIRKLKIEAIA; from the coding sequence ATTGTTATGGCAAAGAAAAAATGGTCTGTAAAGCGCATCACCGTAAATTTGGCTTCAACTGAAGTAGAGACATTGGAAGATTATTGCACTGCCACTGGTAGACCGGCGGCAGATGTAATTCGTGAGTTGATTAGAAAACTAAAAATAGAAGCAATAGCCTGA
- a CDS encoding GNAT family N-acetyltransferase, whose product MTTIETSRLLLRPLKLTDLEDLAQIYSNPEVMKYRLFPKPTSLLETQAFLESYIAHWQRYGFGRWATIYKANEQLIGHCGLEHIEFLNKVEVNYLLASQYWGQGLATESAIAVVNYGFEVQQFERLVALAKPDNLASLRVMEKIGMSYQTKIRLHNVEWVLYEIERQLH is encoded by the coding sequence ATGACTACCATAGAAACTTCACGTTTATTATTGCGTCCATTGAAGCTCACAGATTTAGAGGACTTAGCACAAATATACAGCAATCCTGAAGTGATGAAGTATCGTTTATTTCCTAAACCAACTTCACTTCTGGAAACTCAAGCTTTTTTAGAATCCTACATTGCACATTGGCAGCGATATGGGTTTGGTCGATGGGCAACGATTTATAAAGCCAATGAGCAACTAATAGGGCATTGTGGGCTAGAACATATAGAATTTCTTAACAAAGTGGAAGTGAATTATTTACTCGCAAGCCAATATTGGGGACAGGGGTTAGCAACAGAATCCGCTATTGCCGTTGTCAACTATGGTTTTGAAGTCCAGCAATTCGAGCGATTAGTAGCACTGGCTAAACCAGATAATCTCGCATCACTTCGAGTCATGGAAAAAATAGGCATGAGCTATCAAACTAAAATCCGACTCCATAATGTAGAGTGGGTACTCTATGAAATAGAGCGCCAACTGCATTAA
- a CDS encoding GNAT family N-acetyltransferase, which yields MKIVTKRFLLRDFVELDRLPFLNYQADPRSQIFSESNQASPENSARLFETFCTWACEQPRLNYQLAIVQRREPYALVGCCGLRGRGFDAGEMELGIELAPDYWGRYAYAIEVGSALLDFGFRELGLNVISGSTVSANVRIARLAKWSGAEVVTIRPGSRWMSQRGWSEVNWQITRAQWNSRITV from the coding sequence ATGAAAATAGTAACCAAGAGATTTTTGCTGCGTGATTTCGTTGAATTAGATCGATTGCCATTTTTAAACTATCAAGCCGATCCACGCAGTCAAATATTTTCTGAATCTAACCAAGCTAGTCCCGAAAATTCAGCACGTTTGTTTGAAACATTTTGCACATGGGCTTGTGAGCAGCCTCGACTTAATTACCAACTGGCGATTGTTCAACGGCGTGAACCTTACGCACTTGTTGGCTGTTGCGGACTGAGGGGAAGAGGGTTTGATGCAGGTGAAATGGAGCTAGGAATTGAACTTGCACCAGATTATTGGGGACGATATGCTTATGCGATCGAGGTTGGGAGCGCCCTGCTTGACTTCGGATTCAGGGAACTAGGGCTAAATGTCATCTCTGGTTCCACAGTTAGTGCAAATGTGCGGATCGCTCGGTTGGCAAAGTGGAGCGGAGCAGAAGTAGTTACTATCCGTCCGGGTTCGAGATGGATGTCCCAACGAGGTTGGAGCGAGGTAAACTGGCAAATCACTAGAGCGCAGTGGAACAGTCGCATCACTGTTTGA
- a CDS encoding nucleotidyltransferase domain-containing protein → MRIAYVYPLTLATLETSMMMNDLHIELIHQLFAASDKINLPLWLQGGWAIDAKLHRITREHEDIDIAYPGDRHAEFLCLLHAFGCVITEQTSYGFLAQSQGILLDCEPCVRIADDYELEGLPPGTCPLEPNGTLGGKLVRCTSWEAILWDYFYYLEEVPQSEWRPKDFHSFALAKDSFGEAATHNLHEQFKRLY, encoded by the coding sequence TTGCGAATTGCCTATGTCTATCCCCTCACCCTGGCAACCTTAGAAACTAGCATGATGATGAATGATCTGCACATTGAGTTGATACATCAGTTATTTGCGGCATCAGACAAAATTAATCTGCCCCTGTGGTTGCAGGGCGGGTGGGCTATTGATGCGAAATTACATCGGATCACACGGGAACATGAAGATATTGATATTGCTTATCCAGGCGATCGCCACGCTGAATTTCTCTGCTTGCTGCACGCTTTCGGCTGTGTTATCACCGAGCAAACCTCTTATGGTTTTTTGGCTCAGAGTCAGGGTATTCTTCTCGACTGTGAACCGTGCGTTCGGATTGCCGACGATTACGAGTTAGAGGGATTGCCTCCAGGAACTTGCCCACTAGAACCGAATGGCACTCTTGGCGGAAAGTTAGTACGATGCACAAGTTGGGAAGCTATTCTCTGGGATTACTTCTATTATCTCGAAGAGGTTCCACAAAGTGAATGGCGACCAAAAGACTTTCACAGTTTTGCTCTAGCTAAAGACTCATTTGGCGAGGCTGCAACACACAATTTGCATGAGCAATTTAAGCGTCTATATTAA